A single window of Candidatus Flexicrinis affinis DNA harbors:
- a CDS encoding winged-helix domain-containing protein, giving the protein MESRPSVLLIGRLTSKGAQWIEALEKRYAITIVSSGKSALDVLPSLAPRVVVWDSVSLRTHGDRSLKQIRDALPAVKLIRVVLAGNKTVSTVIDGTINAPITARKLTNHIEKLVNLPADEVVSAGVFSMQVQRRVLTVNGHELLLNPKLAALLEMFIRHANQTVERATLMNVVWQTNYIGDTRTLDVHISKVRELLKGVGAAQHLRTVRGVGYRLEVNTGEPAAP; this is encoded by the coding sequence ATGGAGTCTCGACCTTCGGTCCTGCTGATTGGCCGCCTGACGTCAAAAGGCGCGCAGTGGATCGAGGCGTTGGAGAAGCGCTACGCGATAACGATTGTCAGCAGCGGGAAGAGCGCGCTCGACGTACTGCCGTCGCTGGCTCCGAGAGTGGTGGTGTGGGACTCGGTTAGCCTGCGCACGCACGGTGACCGATCGCTCAAGCAGATTCGTGACGCGTTGCCTGCGGTCAAGCTGATCCGCGTGGTCCTAGCGGGCAACAAGACCGTCAGCACTGTGATCGACGGTACGATCAACGCACCCATTACGGCCCGCAAACTCACCAACCATATCGAGAAGCTTGTCAACCTGCCTGCCGATGAGGTGGTGTCCGCCGGCGTGTTCAGTATGCAGGTGCAGCGCCGCGTGCTGACCGTGAACGGACACGAACTGCTGCTGAACCCCAAGCTTGCCGCCCTGCTCGAGATGTTCATCCGGCACGCCAACCAGACGGTCGAACGTGCGACACTCATGAACGTGGTGTGGCAGACCAACTACATCGGCGATACGCGTACGCTGGACGTGCACATTAGCAAAGTACGCGAACTGCTGAAGGGGGTAGGCGCCGCACAGCATTTGCGGACGGTACGGGGCGTGGGATATCGGCTGGAAGTCAATACCGGCGAACCGGCAGCCCCGTGA
- the rpsT gene encoding 30S ribosomal protein S20, whose translation MANHKSALKRIRQTAKRREYNRTYRTRARTFVKKARAAIKAAPETTDAVEAVKAAVRDLDMAASRGVIHPRNAARRKSRLMKQLAAAQS comes from the coding sequence ATGGCGAATCATAAGTCTGCCCTCAAGCGCATCCGCCAAACGGCGAAGCGCCGGGAGTACAACCGGACCTATCGCACCCGTGCGCGGACGTTCGTCAAGAAGGCGCGCGCGGCCATCAAGGCGGCCCCTGAAACGACCGACGCGGTCGAAGCCGTGAAGGCAGCCGTTCGCGATTTGGACATGGCCGCCAGCCGCGGCGTGATCCACCCGCGCAACGCAGCCCGCCGCAAGAGCCGCTTGATGAAGCAGCTCGCCGCTGCGCAGAGCTAG